AAATCCGACTTTAGAAGCAATCAGCGATTTTTTTCAAGTTCCAGTGCGTTTTCTGAATCTTCCCGAACTTGTGGAATTCGACACAGTTAAATTAATAGAATATAATGCAACTTTTGATGTCACTGCCGCCCAAATTGCCCTAACAGCAGCGGGTGCAAACAGTCAGTTAATTGGATACGATCGCACAAACGCATTCAGTTGCGCGATCGCACTTGCTACCGCACCGATCGATCCAAGTGCGATCGGCATTAGTCGCGGCAAACTGGCGATCGTCGGTACAGGCCCCGGAGGCGCTGCGTGGATGTCCCCGGAAGTTAAGGAAATTCTGCGCGAGGCTACCGATTGGGTGGGTTACAAGTTTTATCTCGATTTAGCCGGAACACGGAAAGAAGGACAAAATAGGCACGATTCCGACAACCGCGAAGAGATCGATCGCGCGCGTTTTGCTTTAGATTTAGCAGCATCCGGTAAATCTGTCGCCGTGGTTTCGTCGGGAGATCCGGGGATTTTTGCGATGGCTGCGGCGGTGTTTGAGGCGATCGACTTTGACAGCAAACCCGAATGGCAAGGCATCGACATTCGGGTAGCACCGGGGATTTCTGCCATGCAGGCGACCGCTGCTGCGATCGGAGCACCGCTGGGCCACGATTTTTGTGCGATTTCGCTTTCGGATATTCTCAAGCCTTGGGAGGTCATAGAACAGCGGATTTCGGCTGCTGCAAAAGCGGATTTAGTGATGGCATTCTACAATCCAATCTCGAAACAGCGGGTTTGGCAACTCGGAAGGGCGATCGAGATTTTGTTGGAAACTCGCGATGCGAAAACCCCGGTTGTATTGGGGCGAAACCTCGGCCGCCCAGGCCAATCCGTGCGCGTTTGTACGTTAGGTGAATTCCAGCCGGAAGATGCGGATATGAGAACTTTAGTGATTGTCGGTTCGAGTCAAACTCGGATTATTCCGCGCAAGTTTGGAGATATTTGGGTTTACACGCCGCGCAGATACGAGAAATAATAACAATTTGGAAAATTCATGCAATAGTATTTGTAGAGTGCGTCGCCATCGATCGTTCCCAAAAGCGACGCAACGAGAATATTTGAGGAAACAACCCGGACGTTCACTCCATCAAAAAATCATGTTATAGCAAGCATTTTTCATGTTTTGTATTATCTGCGTTAATCTGTGTTTATCTGCTTTTCATCTGCGGTCGATCGACATTGCCTTCTCAAGAAACTGTTTCACCTGTTGCCTATATGGCTTTGATAGATGATTGTCATGTCCTCCACCTTGAATAATGATTAACTGCTTAAATTTGACAGCAGCAGCTTCATATAAACGTTCTCCCATTTGTACTGGAATCTGTATATCTTCAGTACCTGTAATAATGATAACTGGCAGTTCGATCGACTTCATCTTCTCTAAAGACTCAAACCGTTGTTTAAGTAACAACTCGACTGGAAGTAGCCAATAAAACCCAAACCTCTTAGACATATCGCGCATACTGGTAAACGAACTTTGCACAACTAATGCTGCGGCTTCTGGATGTCTCGCTGCAAGATCAATTGCGATCGCCCCGCCAACTGAATGACCATAAATTACGATCTGGCTTGGTACAATTTGGCGTTCTTGAGTCAAGTAATTCCATGCGAATTGAGCATCCTCGTACACTTGAGACTCTGTAGGAAACATCCCTTGACTCCGACCAAATCCTCTGTAGTCAAACAAGAAAACCGAATACCCCAATTTATGAAACTGAAGTGCTTGACTGATATTTGCACCGATATTAACTGAGTTGTGATGAAAGTACAATATCACAGCAGCATTGGGTTGTTGAGCAGGAATCCACCACCCATGCAAATATTTTGGTTTTCCGCTTTGATTGGAAATGGAGATCCAAACGTCTTGATAGTTCAGTTGATACAGAGAAGGGGTATGTTGAAGTTGACGATTAGGGAAGAAAATAAGTCGCTGTTGTTGAAAGTAGAGCGCAACACAAACCAAACTATAGCCGATCGCAAATTTTAGTAGGAAGGGTCGCCATTGTTTCATAGCTAATTTTTTGCTGGATATCCATTATACCACAGTCTATTTTTTTACTTTGTGTATTCTGAATTCAATGCTTTTCTCAGGTAGATGAGTTGAAGGCGATCGCATTGTTTGTACTCAATCAGTATTGAAAACATCCTGCAAGTTACGATAACCGCTAATAACTCGCTATTACTTCTCTGGCTTTTTTCACCTTATCTCTAAGTTGAGCTAATACATCATCTGCATTGAGCAACTCACCGCATTGAGCCTGTTCTCGTGCTATATTGATTTTATTCCGAGTTTCTTCAACCCAAGCTAAATAGTTTGGCTTGTTGCTGCTATCGGATAAAGTAAGGTCATCGATTAATAACAGCAAGGCTGTATTAATTGCTTCTTCAAGAGATGAATATTGACCGTCCTTTACTAAAGCTTCAAGGACTTGGGTTTGATGTGGACTCAAGGTGATTTGCATTGTTACCTCTGATGCTGTAAGGGTTGCACAATACTTTTACTCTATCTCATTCTATTGTGGGATGGGCGTCCCGCCCGTCCATCGCCTGAAAAGACATGAAAAATCTTAATTCAAAGAAGCCATCCTCACCTTTACCAGAAAATCATTGAGATCAACCTTTGCATTAGGATTTGATGGTAAATGACTGGTAAAACTTGCCTCTTCTAATACATTAATTAGCCGATCGCGCTCTTGGTGATAAAATCCAATATCTGTATCCTCCAGCACCGACCTTTCCGCCCCAGCCAGCTTGCGAGCAATCAAATCGGGAATATACGGTAACTCGAACTTCTCATTAAGTTTAACCAAATTCGCCTCAACTTCCCCCGTTTGCATCAAATGAATCCCCGCCAGCAACACCCGGTAAACGTACAGCAGTGGCTTCACCCGACGCGGGCTTTCTTTCTCAAACAATCGCCATTGAGTTTGAGCAAAACCCAGATAGTGGTGGCTGTGATGTTTGGTAATGCAGTTCGAGGCGAGATGCTTTAACTCCTCGTGTTCCTCGCTAGTATAAACTACGAGTGGCGAGTACAGTTGCTCTAGCACATAGCCGTTGCGCTTCAACAACAACTCCAGAAACTTCTTAATATCGTGAGTGACTAAATCCAGTTCCATCTTCTCTCGAAATTCCGAAACTTCGATGGTTTCATCTCCCGAAATCAGTCCAATAACTTTCGGTAGCGGTAAGATATGAACTCCCCGCAAGTCGAAGTCAGAATCTGGGGAAGGAAAGCCGTATAAGTGCGATCCGCTGACAGTCGCAAACAATAGCGGATAAGGTCGATCGGAGATAATCTTGACTAATTCAGAGATGTATTCTACCATGATTTTCTATGCTATATTACGTCACATCGAACGCTAAGGTTCGTAGTGCGGACTTCAGTCCGCTCTAAGGCTGCGGACTGAAGTCCGCACTACGAACGGCACTACGAACGAACTATTCGATCGCACTTTGACGCGATTTAATCAAAAACAGATTAGCCTGCTCGTAATTAGGGCGTTCCGGTAACTTAGTATCAGCAAAAGCGCGATCGAACTCCGCGTGCAAGCTCAACCGCCAGCGATTCACCTCATCCCACGAGATTTCCTGATTGCGGATTGATAGCAATTGCGATCGAAAATCCTGCACCCGCACCGGCACAAACCCCTCCTTAAGTATCGTAATTCCTGACAGCAGCAACCGAATCAAGTGCATCGCGTGCTTCGATCGCACTTCTCCAGTATTGCGAAGGTCTTGCTCCATTTTTTTGAATTGAGACAAAACGTAGCTATTGTAAGTTTGATAAACCAATTGCGACAGAAAGATTTCGCGAATTTCCAGCAATTGGGCAGCTACAGGAGAAACAGTTTCTACCAAAGGAGTGTACAAACATTCGAGCACATTGGGATTAGCTTTCAGCGCCAAAACCAGAAACTTTTGCAGTTCCCAATAGCATTCTTGATTTTCCTGGTTTTCCAATTGTTCTGGAATGCCATAAAGCGACCAATGAAGAATTGCCGGCGGCTGGTAAATTCCGCGTCTGTCTGTATCGGATTGCTCATTATCCAAACCGTAGGCTCTCGAACCAACAATACAGCGATAAATTACAGAATCATAGAGATTGTATTCCGCGAGAAAATCTCCTCCAGATTGCAATCCTTCGCTTTGAAACTGTTTGCGGATGCTGAATTCATGTCGCCGCAGACTAACTTCTGTTCCGTCTGGGAGTTTGACTGAATAGGCGTGGGAATTGTCCGTAGGCGATTTGACAATCGCACCTACTGCGCCCTGTTTCCAAGATTGGTCTCCACCGGGGTTTTTGACCTCAATTTTGGTGACAATTTGGGTTCCTGCGGGGACGATTAAGTTGAAATTTTGAGGAATATTGGCATTTGTCACGAGGAAACCTCCTGCGGAGACACGAGCTACACTCTTATTGTAGCATATTTGTAGTACAAGTAAAGGGGGTTTGGGCGATCGCGGATTTGGCGTAGGTATGCGCTTGCTTTCCTAACAAATCGCTAAAACTATTATTAAATAAGGCTTCTATGCTTAATCGAAATTGAGTGATCTAAATCACATTCTCAGTGTGACAAAAATTATTGATTTCAAGGTAAAAAACGAGGTAAATTTATACAAATTTTAATTAATTAAAAATAAAATAATGAATACAAACATCCCACCGGGATACTTAACAGGGCTGTTAGATTTGGACGATATGACTGGGGGGATGGTACAAAAGGATCTAATCATTGTTGCCGCCAGGGTTTCAATGGGAAAAACCTGGTTTGCGATACATTTGGCTCTACAAATAGCCAAAAAATACAAACTGCCGGTAGTCTTTTTTAGTGCCGAAATGTCGAAAGAAGGGCTCACAAAGCGGATGCTGGCGATGGTGTCGGGGATAAATTCTCAAAGACTGATGTGGAACAAAATCTACGAGGAAGAATGGGAGAAGCTGGCATCCACAATCGGAGACCTATCGGGATTACCAATAATTATCGATGACACTTCGGGCCCTAGCCTAACACCAACACTAATGAGAAGCCTCCTTCGGCGCGTCGAACAAGATTACGGAAAAATCGGCTTAGTGATACTAGATAACCTCCAATTATTAGGAGAAAGAAGCGCAGTAAACCGCGATCAGGATGTGGCAGCGCTTGCAGGACAGTGCAAGGCGATTGCCAAGGATTTTGATGTGCCTTTTGTAGCACTAGCTCAGATACATCGTGGCGTCGAAAGTCGCAATGACAAGCGCCCATTGCTGTTGGATTTGAAGGAAGGTGGCGACATCGAACAATATGCAGACCTCGCTCTATGCCTGTATCGCGACGATTATTACAACCCAGACTCAATTGAAAAGGGCAAGATAGAATTAATAGTTAGAAAGCAAAAAAACGGTGCTTTAGGCACTGCAAAATACTGGTTCAGTCCCGAAAAAGGGTCATTCATAAGTATTCTAAAATAAGAAAGTTGTAGGGTGCGTCAGGGCAGAATGTGACAACAACAAACTAAGAATTTCCCGCCTGACGCACCCTACGGTTAGCTAGAGGAGGAAGATTAATGCGTTATGCTGTTGTAATTGAAAAAGGTGAAACTAGCTACGGTGCGTATGTTCCCGATTTACCTGGATGTGTAGCTGTGGCTGAAAGTTTAGAAGAGGTGAGGCATTTAATTAAAGAGGCGATCGCCTTTCATATTGAAGGACTACAAGAGGATGCTTTTCCGATTCCCGAACCTGTCTCTATTTGCGAATATGTTGAAGCTTAAGCTAAACACCAATTACTTTTTATTTTCAGTCATTTTCTCATTCTCCACTCCGATAAGCTGCAATTTCTTCGGCAATTTCTTCATCAGTTAAAGGATGATCCGCGTGTAAAGCCTGGGTTTCTTCACATAAGTTGCTAAAATTTTCAGCTAAAACTTGTCTGTGCGGATCTGGCTGATAACTATTCTTAAGTTCCCGGATCCTTTTAATTTTTTCTGCTAACAACTTTTCTTGTTCAGCTTTCAGAATTATTTGTATCATAGAGTTAGCTCTATCCCTGGGATCAGCTAAATGAGTCCCTATAAATTTTGAATGGGCGATACAGGAGTTGAATTATGCCCTTTCATTTAATTAACGATTTTACGTCGTTTCAGCCATTTTTAAACTCATCTCATAAGACCTGTTTTCGTATTTGAGTGGAAACAGAGTTCTTTGCTGTAAGCTGTACACAACAAGCAAGCTCAACATTGTAAGCTAGGTGAGTGGAAAATGAGTGGAAAATCTAAATCAGTCACTGTAAGCAACTCAGCCGATTACCTTATCGGCTACGAACGCGTACTGGACTACTTAAAGGATGCACAGAAAGATTGCCCCAAAGGGGTAGGCCTAAAAAGAGAAAGTCGAGCGAAAGGTTCTTACGTACAACTTCAGTTCAAACTGGGCGAGAAGCGGGTTATCAAAGCCTGCGGTTGCAAACTGACGATGCAGGGGATTTCTGATGCGCTAAGGAAAGCCCACCTAGTCGCAAGCGCCTTAGAATCGTTAAAGGGGGAGACAGAATTCCTCAGATGGTACGATGATGTAATTTTAGAAAGGAACGTCGTCAGCAATGACTTAATAACGTTCGGCGAGGCGATAGCCAAAGTAGAAACTGGATACTGGGACGGTTACTCAAAGAAGCGACAAAAGAGGGACAGAGAAAGTGCATCAGCACAGAATACTTGGTATCAGGTATACGGTATATTTTACAAACTGCTACCACAGCATGTAACGGTTAACCTCGCCTCGATCTTGTCGGTAGTCAATAGCAAGGAGAAAGGTAGCAAGTCATATCAGTCCTGCCTGTCCGTGATGAAAAAGCTAGCTGAAACCATTGGTGACAGTCGCTTACACGAGGAACTCAGTAAAATTGACGGGAAACAAACTATTTACCGAGATGACTTGCAATCTATATCTGTAGACGACTTTTTACGGCTACGTGAGGAAGTTATAAATATTCCGATAAATGACAAGCGATATCACTTGGAATCTCGGAAAGCGTGGCTCTGGGTGTTTTCAATGCAGGTGGTTTACGGATTGCGAGTGCATGAGGTGTTCGCTATTCAAAACATAGACAAACCCTTTAGAACAAAGGATGGTGTTAGTATCCCCGCATTAAGTGACGCTAAGAATAAAAAAATGATTGCTGTGGTGGGGGACAAGACGGCGATGGATACCACAACTAAGACAGGCTACAGACTCACCGTGCCTATGATTCCGCCTACGCATCTTAATCTGATAGAGGAATTGGAGATAAGGTCGGGGCGGATACCGGAAGTCAAAGTGGGACGTTGTAGCACTTGTCAAACAATGTCCGCCAAGTATTCAAAATCGGCTCGTGACTGCTTGGCAAGATGGAGTAAATTTACCCAGACTCACGCATTGCGCCACCTAGCCAACCTCAACGGAATGATGGGCGGAGTAAGTCTTGAGACTCGCGCCATGAGTCTAGGGCATAGTCCAATGATGAATGACACAGTGTACAAAAAGCGTCAAACCACGAATACCACTATTGACCTGTTAACGAGGTCAGACAACCAGGCTATCTCGCTAGCTTCCGCTATTAAGGTACTTAAGCAACTAGGGATTGATGATGGAAAAATTGCTTTACTAGCTAGCATCTATGGCATTAGTGTTGACCAGATTGTCGAGTCATTGTCCGACACTTAAATCACTGCCTCTCCCCCTGATTCCCAGCATACCCGCCCTAACCCGGCGGGTTTTTTATTATGTACCTTCATAAGATTGCTAGCAATCATTGCTAGTAATGGGAAACATGGGTAAGCAATCGCTATGTTGTGCGTAGACAGTCTTGTCACTTAAGGAAACAAATCTTAACATTACGGACAATCATGTCCGTTTTTTTTAACTACACTGAAAGATGAGATGAGTGGAAAATGAGTGGAAACCGTCAATTCAGGATTGAGTGATATTCCTAAATGACCTAGCCATAAGGCTTAGAAAACTATGGGCGATGCAGGATTTGAACCTGCGACATCTACCGTGTGAAGGTAGCGCGCTACCACTGTGCCAATCGCCCGCAGACAAAAATCATAACATACTGACTCCTGATTCGCAACTAAATTTTTCCCAAAAATTCAGCCGCTAGTTTCGGAGTTCAAACTCGACACAATGTGCGATCGCCCAAAAGTCGATCGCACTCATCCACATCAATCAACCACCCACCAACCCGCAGCAGGCCCAACAAACCGCACCACAATCCACCAACCCACCAACAGACTAATCCCCGCCCAACTTCCGCGAGATGTCCACTTCAGAAAATCTGCGCTTTGGGTTTTCGTGATTGGTAGCCACGGATAGATACGCTCTTCTTTACCGAATTCGTCGCCGATCGACTCTTTACGACGCTTAGCTTCACCCATAATCTTTGCTTGCTAAATTAGATTTCAATTGCATAACCAACCAAATTATAGGCCAACAGGTCATCTCAAGCCTGCGTCAACCAAGTCGTATCCAAATAATCAATCCTCGCAAACGGACTCAGCGCCGCTAAAACCTGCTGTCCATAACTGCGGTGAATCACCCTGCTGTCGAAAATCGCCACAACTCCCTGACGTTCTCGCACAGGCGCGATCGCCCGCTGCAACTCATTCAGCGCCGCCGGCAACAAATACAACCGAAACCAATCCCGCCGCTGCTCCTTATAAAAAGCCACACGCGCCGTCACCAAAGGATTTTCCAAACTTGGTAGCGGCAAAGTCGCGATCGCCAGCAAGTGAGGCGCCCTCAACTCCCCCTGATGTTCCCGCCAAAACTCCCATCCCGTCACCAAAATCGTATTCTCCCCCACCTCGGTTTTTTCCACCTGCACCCGAGAACCGAACTCAGAAGCCAAAATCGCCGCCATCCGTGCCTTCAGCGGTACATCACCCACAATCAGCACCGTTAAACCCGCCACCGACGCACTCATCAACAGCAAAGTCCGAATTTCTTCCATCAAAACTCCCTGAAATTCCGGCGTATTCGGCAACGGCAGCCAGTTCGGAATGTACAGTTGAATTAACTCATTTTGTCGATCGGGCGAAAACTTCACACTCGTCAACTCTGGCAAACCCATCATTTGCCGGAAGATCGGAGCCTTCTGTTCCACATCCACCGCGCCCCCAATCAACACTACAGGCACGGCAGACCAAATTTTGCTCAAAACCTCCGCCACCTGTATCGGCGCGCAGTACAGCGAAAATGACCCCGCAGAGCGGTTAATTTGCGCCCACCGCAGTCTGCCGTTAGTGTTCCACCGCTGCCAAAAATTGCTCCAAGCAGCCGGAATCACAGAGTTTTGCTCGATTCTTTCAAACAGCCCTTGCAAAATATTTTGCTCTGCGGTTTCCAGCAAATAGCACTCATCAGGTTTCGCCGGATGCTGAAACACAGCCCGCGTTAGCAGCACCCGCGCTTGGAGGATTGCATCGGTTTCCAAAGGCCCAGATTGCATTAAATCATTCCAATCAGCCGGTACCAAACCCGCCGTCAATTGCTGGCGCGTCCAAACTTCCAAATCATCCACACCGTCGATAATTGTCGGAATATTGCTGTGAAGTTCCGAATTTCCCGCCAAGCGAGCCGCCAGCCAAGACTGCGGATCTGCTAGGATCAATCCTCCTCCCGCGGGATTGTCGGAATAAATGTCGATCGACTTTTTAGTTTGCAGCCACTCTTGCAATCGCGGAATTTCCACCTCCTGCAAATGTTCCAGCAGCGGTGTCGGCGCCACCAAAATCACAGGAGAGGGCCACATCAAAATCGGCATCAAATAGCTGACTCGATACCGCTGTCGGTAAGCCCCAGCCGGAAGCCCAGTTTGGATCAGAGCGCTCCGCCCCAAGCGCAAAGCCCGCGCCACCAGCCGCGCCATCGTTAAATGGTGGGGCCAATGCGGCTCGGAGTGCGATCGCAAAAAGCTCAGCAGCGAGTTATGAACTTCTACCTCAATCAATCGATTTCACATTTATGATTGCTCAATCAAGATAATCAAAACTTGCCAGAAAATCAACTACTTTTTGACCCACAGGCAAACTAAATTTACTCTCCTGATTATTTCCACTGCGCCGACCAAAATTCTGATGAGACTGCACAATCAAACTCTCCTGCCCCGAACTAATTAAAATAGTTTGAGTAGGCGACTGAAAAAACTTTGTTTGCCGAGCTGCATTTAGTAAGTTTTCCAGCATTTTTTGCACATCATTTAAATTATCCATCGCTGCATTAAATGCTTGAGACAACTGCACTATCCGTTTTTTTTCCAAATTTTGATTTGCGATATTTTTGCCAACCGACACAAGATTTTTCTGAGTTTCTAAGGCGTCATTAAAAGGAATAATTGCTAAAAAAGCTGCTGGTAATAAATGCTCGTCGCTATCAAATCTAAAAGTCAGAGTAGTCCGGCGGTAGCCGACTTCTATATTGGGAGGGCGGCTCATGGCTCCGTAATGCCGAGCTATTTCGCTGTAAGCTGTTGCTAAAGTGCTGTTTGCTGAGTGGTCTAAAAGTGCATCAACTACAATTCGCACTAACCCGGGGGTATGATTTAAAAATTTTATCGCTTCAGACGGCGAATTAAATTGTTGAATCCGAGTTTGATCTCCTGTGGGACTCATGTCAATCCAGTGGCACGTAATATCATCTGCGACTATGCCAAATCTGGGAACTAAATATAGTTTTGCCCCGGTCAAAGTGGCTCCAGTAAAATCAGAACCTACCCAATCTGCGTTAATCAAATTAGTTTCCGTCAAATCAGCATGAACCAAACTAGCATTGACTAAATTGGTATTTCTTAAATCTGTGCCGTTGAGGTTAGCTCCGCTGAATTTAACATCGCTCAGATCTGCGCCGTTGAGGTTGGCTCCGCTCAAATCTGCCCATTTAAGGTTAGCTCCGCTCAAGTTTGCACCGCTGAGATTCGCCTGCTGCAAAGAAGCTTGTCTCAAATCGGCATTGCTGAAATTGACACCGTTAATTTCAGCTTTTGTCAAATCTGCCCCGTGCAAGTTAGCTCCTTGAAAGTTAGCTGATGGAGCGCAAGCACCTCTGAGGTTTGCACCGGAAAGATTAGCACCCATCAGGTTAGCTTCGGTGAGCTTTACCTCTCTTAAATCTGCTTCAGTCAAGTTAGCGCCACTAAAGTTAGTGTAGTTAAGTTCGCACCGGACTAATTCGCTTCTGATCAGGGACGATCCGATTAATTGAGCTCCAGTTAAATCGGCT
The sequence above is drawn from the Microcoleus sp. bin38.metabat.b11b12b14.051 genome and encodes:
- a CDS encoding DUF2839 domain-containing protein, producing the protein MGEAKRRKESIGDEFGKEERIYPWLPITKTQSADFLKWTSRGSWAGISLLVGWWIVVRFVGPAAGWWVVD
- a CDS encoding alpha/beta fold hydrolase, yielding MKQWRPFLLKFAIGYSLVCVALYFQQQRLIFFPNRQLQHTPSLYQLNYQDVWISISNQSGKPKYLHGWWIPAQQPNAAVILYFHHNSVNIGANISQALQFHKLGYSVFLFDYRGFGRSQGMFPTESQVYEDAQFAWNYLTQERQIVPSQIVIYGHSVGGAIAIDLAARHPEAAALVVQSSFTSMRDMSKRFGFYWLLPVELLLKQRFESLEKMKSIELPVIIITGTEDIQIPVQMGERLYEAAAVKFKQLIIIQGGGHDNHLSKPYRQQVKQFLEKAMSIDRR
- a CDS encoding nucleotidyltransferase domain-containing protein; the encoded protein is MTNANIPQNFNLIVPAGTQIVTKIEVKNPGGDQSWKQGAVGAIVKSPTDNSHAYSVKLPDGTEVSLRRHEFSIRKQFQSEGLQSGGDFLAEYNLYDSVIYRCIVGSRAYGLDNEQSDTDRRGIYQPPAILHWSLYGIPEQLENQENQECYWELQKFLVLALKANPNVLECLYTPLVETVSPVAAQLLEIREIFLSQLVYQTYNSYVLSQFKKMEQDLRNTGEVRSKHAMHLIRLLLSGITILKEGFVPVRVQDFRSQLLSIRNQEISWDEVNRWRLSLHAEFDRAFADTKLPERPNYEQANLFLIKSRQSAIE
- a CDS encoding DnaB helicase C-terminal domain-containing protein, whose protein sequence is MNTNIPPGYLTGLLDLDDMTGGMVQKDLIIVAARVSMGKTWFAIHLALQIAKKYKLPVVFFSAEMSKEGLTKRMLAMVSGINSQRLMWNKIYEEEWEKLASTIGDLSGLPIIIDDTSGPSLTPTLMRSLLRRVEQDYGKIGLVILDNLQLLGERSAVNRDQDVAALAGQCKAIAKDFDVPFVALAQIHRGVESRNDKRPLLLDLKEGGDIEQYADLALCLYRDDYYNPDSIEKGKIELIVRKQKNGALGTAKYWFSPEKGSFISILK
- a CDS encoding helicase C-terminal domain-containing protein, with the protein product MIEVEVHNSLLSFLRSHSEPHWPHHLTMARLVARALRLGRSALIQTGLPAGAYRQRYRVSYLMPILMWPSPVILVAPTPLLEHLQEVEIPRLQEWLQTKKSIDIYSDNPAGGGLILADPQSWLAARLAGNSELHSNIPTIIDGVDDLEVWTRQQLTAGLVPADWNDLMQSGPLETDAILQARVLLTRAVFQHPAKPDECYLLETAEQNILQGLFERIEQNSVIPAAWSNFWQRWNTNGRLRWAQINRSAGSFSLYCAPIQVAEVLSKIWSAVPVVLIGGAVDVEQKAPIFRQMMGLPELTSVKFSPDRQNELIQLYIPNWLPLPNTPEFQGVLMEEIRTLLLMSASVAGLTVLIVGDVPLKARMAAILASEFGSRVQVEKTEVGENTILVTGWEFWREHQGELRAPHLLAIATLPLPSLENPLVTARVAFYKEQRRDWFRLYLLPAALNELQRAIAPVRERQGVVAIFDSRVIHRSYGQQVLAALSPFARIDYLDTTWLTQA
- a CDS encoding type II toxin-antitoxin system HicB family antitoxin encodes the protein MRYAVVIEKGETSYGAYVPDLPGCVAVAESLEEVRHLIKEAIAFHIEGLQEDAFPIPEPVSICEYVEA
- a CDS encoding pentapeptide repeat-containing protein — protein: MEAEELLKRFELVKRYTEGDRDFTGINLNEANLSRINLSKSILRKASLFITNISGANLSETDLSEANLNVARLSSTNLSRSILNGATINVANLVRADLTGAQLIGSSLIRSELVRCELNYTNFSGANLTEADLREVKLTEANLMGANLSGANLRGACAPSANFQGANLHGADLTKAEINGVNFSNADLRQASLQQANLSGANLSGANLKWADLSGANLNGADLSDVKFSGANLNGTDLRNTNLVNASLVHADLTETNLINADWVGSDFTGATLTGAKLYLVPRFGIVADDITCHWIDMSPTGDQTRIQQFNSPSEAIKFLNHTPGLVRIVVDALLDHSANSTLATAYSEIARHYGAMSRPPNIEVGYRRTTLTFRFDSDEHLLPAAFLAIIPFNDALETQKNLVSVGKNIANQNLEKKRIVQLSQAFNAAMDNLNDVQKMLENLLNAARQTKFFQSPTQTILISSGQESLIVQSHQNFGRRSGNNQESKFSLPVGQKVVDFLASFDYLD
- the cobJ gene encoding precorrin-3B C(17)-methyltransferase, which gives rise to MNRVSPAIIILSQNSLAIAQTISAVFPGSQIYGLVDRTSDTDINFTNFGETLRELFATETPIIAICAAGIIIRTLAPLLSDKRAEPPVLAVAEDGSAVVPLLGGLHGVNDLAREIAAALGVQPAITTTGDIRFRTALLSPPQGYYLANPEDAKTFISNLLAGAKVRLEGAASWLSESNLPLAQPAPTGGSSTERIAPEAQFTIRVTEKAIVPTPDCLVYHPQIVTFALTQLSDIEPEIAISFVQQVLENADLAAASVAGFFALKYDMGNPTLEAISDFFQVPVRFLNLPELVEFDTVKLIEYNATFDVTAAQIALTAAGANSQLIGYDRTNAFSCAIALATAPIDPSAIGISRGKLAIVGTGPGGAAWMSPEVKEILREATDWVGYKFYLDLAGTRKEGQNRHDSDNREEIDRARFALDLAASGKSVAVVSSGDPGIFAMAAAVFEAIDFDSKPEWQGIDIRVAPGISAMQATAAAIGAPLGHDFCAISLSDILKPWEVIEQRISAAAKADLVMAFYNPISKQRVWQLGRAIEILLETRDAKTPVVLGRNLGRPGQSVRVCTLGEFQPEDADMRTLVIVGSSQTRIIPRKFGDIWVYTPRRYEK
- a CDS encoding nucleotidyltransferase domain-containing protein, giving the protein MVEYISELVKIISDRPYPLLFATVSGSHLYGFPSPDSDFDLRGVHILPLPKVIGLISGDETIEVSEFREKMELDLVTHDIKKFLELLLKRNGYVLEQLYSPLVVYTSEEHEELKHLASNCITKHHSHHYLGFAQTQWRLFEKESPRRVKPLLYVYRVLLAGIHLMQTGEVEANLVKLNEKFELPYIPDLIARKLAGAERSVLEDTDIGFYHQERDRLINVLEEASFTSHLPSNPNAKVDLNDFLVKVRMASLN